TCAGAAAAGAAGATAGAGATCCTCAATATTTATGAACTACATCCTGTGAGAACGTTCTCCTGCAGGATGAAGAACCCGGTGGGCGAGAAAGACAGCGAGCCCATCGGTAACCCGttttacagagagaaaaaaacacctGACTCTGGCTGGACAGGTGGGGGGGTTTTTGTGGGTGGAGCTTTCGGAGCTGCTGTCCTGGTTTCTGTGGCTCTGCTTGCTTTTTATATGCGAGAATTTATCAGGAAGAGCATTAAGAAGCTTGAAGGCTTCAGGGATATCGGTCCCACtaacctgtaactctgtgtGAAGCTGCGTGGCAGCGTGGGTTTTCTGTCTGTGACATAATGAATGTTTTGTGTTATTGTaactgctgctgcctctgtctGCATAGGTGACTATTTGTCATACTGAGCAGGAAAACTACtctgaaatgtttatttatagTGAAATAAAAGAATCCAATAAAAGTCATGTGAATGCAAACGAGACATATTCTGCTCGTTTATTCATCACCTCCTTTTTTTATCCTCTGATAGAGCAGCATTGCATGATGCAGATGAAACTGATCAAAGAACACCAAATAATGAACATGAATCCAAAAACTCTGAACCCTGGAACCCAGACCGGAACCATAACAGGCTTCCAGCCGGTATGATCAGCATGTGCCAGTCCAGCAGGAACACAGTTCATGAAGTTTCAGGGTgcgacatcatcatcatccgcCTCCTGTTCGTCTCGCAGAACTGCAGCAGCTCGTTTCATTAATAACAAGTTTATAAAGCCAGCTCTCCATAATGCAGCAGCTTTCACACATTCAGTGTAGATGTTTCTGTGAGGAGAGGACACAAGTACAGGGCACcattattattgtaataataataataataataataataataataataataataataataataataatagtctaATGCACAAAAATTATCAAAGGATGAAGGAACTccaaaggaaacacaaaaacatccccAGAATAGCTAAGAGGAGCTACAGAAGCAGAAGAGGCAGaggagagaaacacacacacacacacacacacacacacacacacacacacacacacacacacacacacacacacacacacacacacttttattgCCTGCTCTTCTTACTtttataatttaaaacaaatgatATCTTTAATGCAGACGCTTATGCTGTCACGTGTTCACTCTGCTGTAGTTCACAGAAATATTAAGTGAGCATGCCCAGGAAAAGTCCCCGGGTTACTTTCGGTTTCTACGGAAACTAcgtttttttcctctgtactttcaaaataaatcagcCGCTGTTCTGGTTTATTATTTCATACAAATGCGATGTCGATCAGGATTATCAGGAAAGTCACACTTCCTGACTTCCTGTCTTTCTTCACCTGTATTGATTGCTTTCACCTGTGACCCTCTGGGgagcagaaaggaaaaacaaagcataTCTTCATGTAACATATGGACAACAGGATCCAAAGGCACAGGAATAAAACCATAATTAAAATGAGCAGAATCAAAAAGGATGCCAGCAATGATGGTAGAGCTGCTGCAGACTGAAAACTCCCAGGAAGGAAAGGTGGACGTGAAGCTTTGATACTGAATAGATTACATAACTCCAGATTTGCTTCCTGCTGTATCCTAACCAAGTGGAGAAGGGAGGGTTAAATGTATTTGAGTGTTGCACAAGTGGGTACTAAGGAGACAAAAATACGAAAGAAGTGTGAGCAGCACAGGAAGGACACTGGAAAAGAGTGGAGCATGAGATAGACTCCAAGACTAAAAGAAGCCAGTTATCCTCAGTTATTAATGTCAGTACAGCACTgctagtttattttttaaagggaGACAGGAAGTTTAAATTAAATCTGAGCATGAAATGTAAACTGCAGTAGTTGGGTGTGCATTATAAGTGCAGGGATGGGAGCTCCCAtctcctgcagcagcagtttgtaGTTGTGCACGTGAACTGCTCATTTCCACCTCCTTGTTTTATTCGTGGACTCTTCTAGAGTAGCTTTGAATAATTATTGGGTTAAAATAATTTCTATTCATCAACAATACATCATTTCATTCTGTCTGAAaccagctgttttagctcccgTTCCTCGCTGAAAGCCCacctttcattttaaatatgaacatcTGCCATTTTAAGAGTGTGTATATGACAGGAAGCAGAATATGTCCTAATGTGCAGCACAAATGAATACATCTGTGAAGGAAGGCTTGCATTAAAGTCACACTTTATGTTTGACTTTTACAATACATCGAAATTATAATGAAGCATAAACACGTCAGATTAATGAATAATTAAGCCAATGTAGTTCTTTGTTTGCAGCTACTTTATGCAACTAATTCAAGTTTTTGCTTACCTACTTTTAGCTCCTTGATCACTAAATTAACTTCAACATTTGcttacaaaaacaataaaaatgtgtgttaatTTATTGAGGAAGAAATCATCTGGTTCATAGGTAGAAAAACCAAAGATATGATTTTAATTTAGCCCTGAACTGTGGATGGATTCgtgcttctgtttgttttattgtgaaagcaCCGCTGGGAGTGACGCAGCGTTTTTTTCCGCCTTCACTCGGCTCTCAGACGCAGGAAGGGCGGACTGCTCTTTCTTTATCTCCGGCCTCACGTtcgtcattttattttttttactgaccCGCCTAAAAAGATTTCCAAGATTAAGTTCTTATTCATATGAAGATCGATACTCTGACTCTCCTACGTTGATCACCTCGACATGGAGAAATTTGTGGCTGTATTCGCGGTCCTCGCAGCGCTGCTGGCGGCTAACGTTAGCGTCTCTGAGGCCCAGACTGAGAAGAAGTACTTCAAGGCAGGCGGAGACCTTCGGCTCAGCCCTCAGAAGGTCTCTGGGTCGATCTTCAGCATCGTGTGGAAATACGACAAAAACCTGCTGGCTGAGTGGGTGGAAGGCTCGATTGATCTAACTTACTACAGTAAGTTTAAAGTCCGCTCAGAGCTGAACATTGTGACCGGGGACTTGGTGGTCCACAACATGACTTCAGGCGACAAAGGCGTGTATTCAGTGGAGATCAACAACCAGGTCCAGAGTCTGACTTATCAGACTGTGGAAATCCAAGAAGTGCCCAAGCCTACGGTGGAGTTACAGCCGCTGGTGTGCCACCCAACCTCAGGGATCTGCAGACTGATATGTCACGGAGACGTTGCTAACGCTGGGCCTGTCAGCTACTTCTGGAAGAAAGATGACGGAGGGTGGGAACTATCCGGAGACAGAAAGGAGCTCAGCCCTGAGGAAAGTAATGTGAAAACTTTCACCTGCAGGATGGAGAACCCTGTGAGTGTGGAGGACAGCAAACCCTTCAACAATCCTTTATACCAGGAGAAAAAGCCCGCGGACCCATCTTCATCCGGGCCGATTGTGGGAGGCGTCGTTGCTGTAATTTTAGTCATTGttgcagttttgtgttttttgaagAGGGATCTACTCAGGCAGAAGCTCCCGTGCCTCAGTTCTGGCTCAAACTTAGAATCTCCCCCCAACAGTGAAAAGCCCGAGGATAAGAAGCTGCTCGGTGTTAACAATGAGCCCAACAACACAGGAAAGTCATCATCTCCCACCAGTGCTGATAAGGCTGACAATACTGAGCTGGGAGACGTTAGCGTTTCCAAACCCCCAGACACCAGTGATGGCAAAGGAGAAGGTGGTGGTGCACCCACGTCTTAGAAAACACCAACTGTGGCctgctgcaggaaaaaagaCTCAAGGTGTTCTTCATGACATAGAGAACATGTGAAagtatgtttttatttgatttcagGAGCTGCCTGTGTTTAGACAGACAAGAAGGGGACATGGGTGTGTCCTCATCAGCTCTGAAATccagtttttcagtttaaaaagaaacaatcgTGTCTTTGTAGTAAAATATCACAGCTTAGAGATGCAGTTACAAATCACGTGCACATTAcagattctaaattgcccataggtgtgaatgtgagtgtgaatggtcgtctgtctctctgtgttagccctgtgagaggctggtgacctgtacaggtggaCCTGCCTCTTACCCAGTGGCAGCTGGGATTGGCTGCAGCTCCTCCTGTGACACTGAGAAGGATAagtggaggatggatggatgtaccaGTGTTTCTGAGGTGGACCTGTCtcactcatttttattctttgaatCTTTAAGAACAGCTGTGCTCagaataatccttctttatcttGTAACAGTTGTTAATCTCATCCTGTGCCTGAAACAAGCCTGTTGGTCTGTCCACGATCTTTCTGACAGGAAGCAGaacaggtccactttaaaacatcaaaatgcTAATTTTAAACAACAAACATCCTGATGTGTAGatcaggttgtttttttttttaaaccttttgtaAATATGTACATGCTCAAATGTTTTTTGTGGTTGGATTGGCGTTGGAGGCAGAGCTGTAGCAGAAACTGGAAGCAGACATTTGTGGAGTTTTAACCATGCAGCACTTCATCGAGGCAAAGTGAGAAGAACTGCCTGTTAACTTCACCTGACTGCTTTGGAGGAAGAAACCACAGCTGGATGAGAACATTTAAATAGCAAAAGCATGAACAGCTTCTGTGACCTGGGATGTCGTTTTATATTATCCAGTATGCTTCATGTACATTTGTAGCTGCTGAGTGCTGACACTGCTCTGCACTCACTGATGCATGTGTTGTAAAGCAGTGCCACGGCTGTGTGGGacttatttttactcttttgtGTTGTGTATGTCTAACCTGCCCTCATTGGTTTTCCTTATTGCAGCCTGtctctttatttattatagACTAATCATGAAATTGTTTTTATCAATAAACGAGGCAGTGCTACACAGGCTCACGGTCTCTTATTTTACCCCTAAAAGTCGACAAAATGGACGCCGGCCTCAAGCGAAGCCGGAAGTGGGCGGCGATGTATTCTCTTGCGTTTGTCCTTCCTCTGTGGAGTGTATGTAGCCTCCTGGCTACCTCACATGTGATGGATTTAGAAGAAGCTCTTAAACTTGTCGGAGAGTTTGGGCCCTACCAGAGGCGAGCGGTGGCGGTGCTGGTTCTGACGCAGGTGAGTGGACGTGAAAATCGGTGTTTTGTTCGGGGGAAGCGGCGGGAAGTGTTAGCTCGGTGACGTAGCCGCCGTTAGCAGCTGCAGCGCATACGTGGCTGT
This is a stretch of genomic DNA from Archocentrus centrarchus isolate MPI-CPG fArcCen1 chromosome 15, fArcCen1, whole genome shotgun sequence. It encodes these proteins:
- the LOC115792932 gene encoding uncharacterized protein LOC115792932 — encoded protein: MEKFVAVFAVLAALLAANVSVSEAQTEKKYFKAGGDLRLSPQKVSGSIFSIVWKYDKNLLAEWVEGSIDLTYYSKFKVRSELNIVTGDLVVHNMTSGDKGVYSVEINNQVQSLTYQTVEIQEVPKPTVELQPLVCHPTSGICRLICHGDVANAGPVSYFWKKDDGGWELSGDRKELSPEESNVKTFTCRMENPVSVEDSKPFNNPLYQEKKPADPSSSGPIVGGVVAVILVIVAVLCFLKRDLLRQKLPCLSSGSNLESPPNSEKPEDKKLLGVNNEPNNTGKSSSPTSADKADNTELGDVSVSKPPDTSDGKGEGGGAPTS